Proteins encoded in a region of the Salvelinus sp. IW2-2015 linkage group LG27, ASM291031v2, whole genome shotgun sequence genome:
- the LOC111953188 gene encoding gamma-soluble NSF attachment protein, which translates to MAAKINEAHDHIAKAEKYLKTSFMKWKPDYDSAASEYSKAAVAFKNAKMLEEAKEAYLQEAEAHTNNKTLFHAAKALEAAGMMLKDMQRIPEAIQYIERASMMYVENGTPDTAALALDRAGKLIESQDLAKAVDLYQKAASVFENEDRLRQAVEMLGKASRLLVRQHKLDEAAVSIQKEKNMYKEIENYPTCFKKTIAQVLVHLHRNDFVAADKCVRESYSLPGFSGSEDCIALEQLLQGYDEQDEDQVHCVCNSPLFKYMDNDYAKLSISLRVPGGGKKKAPASAADAGEGGAGAGEADEDEYAGGLC; encoded by the exons ATGGCTGCGAAAATCAACGAGGCGCACGACCACATTGCCAAGGCTGAAAAATA TTTAAAGactagcttcatgaaatggaagCCTGACTATGACAGTGCTGCATCAGAGTACTCAAAAGCAG CTGTTGCCTTTAAAAATGCCAAGATGCTTGAAGAAGCGAAGGAGGCATACCTGCAAGAGGCAGAGGCACATACCAACAACAAAAC ACTTTTCCATGCAGCCAA AGCACTTGAGGCAGCTGGTATGATGCTCAAG GACATGCAGAGGATACCAGAGGCTATCCAGTATATTGARAGAGCAAGCATGATGTATGTAGAGAATGGCACACCAGACACTGCAGCCTTGGCCCTCGACAGAGCTGGAAA GCTAATCGAATCACAGGATCTAGCAAAAGCAGTGGATCTGTACCAGAAAGCTGCATCAGTATTTGAG AATGAAGACCGTCTACGTCAAGCTGTAGAGATGCTGGGGAAAGCATCAAGACTTCTCGTCAGGCAACACAA GCTTGATGAAGCAGCAGTGTCGATTCAGAAGGAAAAGAACATGTATAAAGAAATAGAGAATTACCCAACGTGTTTTAAG AAAACCATTGCCCAAGTGCTAGTCCACCTTCACAGAAATGACTTCGTAGCAGCAGATAAATGTGTTCGAGAGAGTTACAG TCTGCCAGGTTTCAGTGGGAGTGAGGACTGCATTGCCTTGGAGCAGCTCCTGCAGGGCTACGACGAGCAGGATGAGGACCAAGTGCACTGCGTCTGTAACTCGCCCTTATTCAAGTACATGGACAATGAT TATGCAAAGTTGTCCATCAGCCTGAGGGTTCCAGGGGGGGGTAAGAAGAAGGCTCCTGCTTCAGCTGCCGATGCTGGGGAAGGAGGAGCGGGGGCAGGGGAGGCTGATGAGGATGAGTACGCTGGTGGGCTATGTTAG
- the LOC111953189 gene encoding twisted gastrulation protein homolog 1-A-like, translating to MKSTQILLSTALIFLLSGLSMITACNKALCASDVSKCLIQELCQCRPSDGNCSCCKECMLCLGTLWEECCDCVGMCNPRNYSDTPATSKSTVEELYRPIPSLFRALTEGEAPINMMVVSFPVAEELSYHENLVSFLETLEDQHQNVSLTGNSIHASYDNTQSTEDNMCTVVYFDDCVSIRQCKQYCESMGGSKYRWFHNACCECIGPECLDYGSKTVKCMNCLL from the exons ATGAAGTCTACTCAAATTTTACTATCCACTGCACTTATTTTCCTTCTATCTGGACTTTCCATGATTACCGCCTGCAACAAGGCTCTCTGTGCCAGTGATGTCAGCAAGTGCCTCATTCAG GAGCTGTGTCAGTGCAGGCCCTCTGATGGGAACTGCTCATGCTGTAAGGAGTGTATGCTCTGTCTGGGCACGCTGTGGGAGGAGTGCTGCGACTGTGTGG GGATGTGTAACCCCAGGAACTACAGCGACACTCCGGCTACCTCCAAGAGCACGGTGGAGGAACTCTACCGACCCATCCCCTCACTGTTCCGTGCCCTCACCGAGGGTGAAGCACCCATCAACATGATGGTAGTATCCTTCCCCGTGGCTGAGGAACTATCTTACCATGAGAACCTGGTGTCTTTCCTGGAAACTCTGGAGGACCAGCACCAAAATGTCTCCCTGACTGGGAACAGTATCCACGCCAGCTACGATAACACCCAAAGTACTGAAG ATAACATGTGCACTGTGGTGTACTTTGACGACTGCGTGTCCATCCGCCAGTGCAAGCAATACTGCGAGTCCATGGGGGGCTCCAAATATCGCTGGTTCCACAATGCCTGCTGTGAGTGTATCGGCCCAGAGTGCCTCGACTACGGCAGCAAAACCGTCAAGTGTATGAACTGCCTGCTCTGA